CCCGAGGCGGTCGTGGAAGAGTACGGGCGGTACCGTCTCGCGCCGGAGGTCTTTCGGGCCTCGGACGTGCACGACGTGTACGCGGGCTTGCGCGACGCGGATCTCGCGGCGGGCGCCGAAAAGCTGGCGGCGTTGCAACGAGCGCTCGGAGCGTACAGCGGAGACTACTTGCCGGGCGAGAGCGCCGAGTGGGCGACGCAGGCGCGCGAAGAGCACCGCGCGGCGTACGTGCGCGCGTGCGTGGAGTTGTCGCTGCTACACTGCGAGCGCACCGAGTGCGGCGGCGCGGTGTCGGCGCTCGTGCGAGCGCTGCGCGCCGATCCGTTCATCGGGGAGAACTACCACCAAAAGCTCATGACCTGCCTCAGCGTCGTGGAAGGCAAGTACGCGGCGATCGAGCACTATCGCCGTTTCATCAAGTTTCTGCGCGACGATCTCGGCGACACGCCGATGAATGAGACGACGCAACTCGCCGAGCGCATCAAGACGGGCGAGCACATCTGCGTGGGCTCGCGTGGCAGCGACGCCACGCTGACGCTCAACTGCCCCCTCACGCCCGACGGGCATTGCCCGGGCGTACTCGGTGAGTTGCTTCAGTTGGAAGGATAAGCTAACCGATCGTGGCAAGCTCGCCGGATCGGCGAGCTTTTTTTCATGGCGGGTGCCCCGAGTCGCATTGTCTAGACGCGAACACGCTATAGTGAACCGAACGACCGTTTGGTGACGCTATGACTCTGGATGACATTCTGAACGCTCCGTCGCCCGCTTCCCAGTGGGTCCTGCAAGCCGATTGCGAGGAAACCGGCCTCTCTCCCGACGACGTGAAACGCGTCATGCGCTCGCGCATCACCGAGATGCGCGCGTCGATCGAACGCGGCCTCAAGACGGACGCGAAGAGCATCACGGGCATGGTGGGCTGGAACGCCAAGGGCTTGTGGGACGCGCCCGACGCTTTGGGCGCGCCGCTTCTCAAGCGCGTGCAGGCGTACGCGATGGCCGTCAACGAGGAGAACGCCCGCATGGGGCGGATCGTCGCCGCGCCCACGGCGGGCAGCGCGGGCACCATTCCGGGCGCCCTCCTCGGCGTAGCGGATCACCTCGGTCTCGACGACGACCGCCTCGTGATGCCCCTGATTCTCTCGGCGGGCATCGGAAAAGCAATTTCGCGCCAAATGTACATCTCGGGCGCGGCGGGTGGTTGTCAAGCCGAAATCGGGTCGAGCGCCGCCATGGCCGCCGCCGCCGTCACGGAACTGCTCGGCGGTAGCTCGCGCGCTTGCGTGCACGCCGCGAGCCTCGCGCTGATGAACACCATCGGCCTCGTGTGCGACCCGGTCGGCGGATACGTGGAGGTGCCGTGCGTGTCACGAAACGCCTTCTACGCCGTGCACGCCGTGAGCGCCGCGCAACTCGCCCTCGCGAGCCTGGAGTCGTTCATTCCGCCCGACGAGGTCGTGACGGCCATGGCGGAAGTCGGACGCATGATGCCGCTGGAGCTCAAGGAGACGGCCGAGGGCGGCCTGGCCCAGACGCCGACCGGACGGCGCGTCATGGCCGACTTGGAGCGCGGCGGTTGAGTGACGACGACTTCGATCAAAACGAACGTGAAGGCGTCTTGAGAGATGAAGGTCGGCGCTTGTCGCCTTCACGAGACGCTTGTACGCTGGTTCGGTGACGGTCGCACGCCCTCCCGAGCAACGAAAACGAATCCGGCGGCACATCGCGGCGGCCAGTGCGATCGTCGTGATCCTCGTGGCGTTCAGCCCGAGCGTCGCGTGGCTCGCGACTCAGCGCCTGGACGCCGTGAGCGCCTCGGGCCAGCTCGACGCGCCGCAACTGCCGCCCCCGAGCGCCCTCACGCTCGACGTGACGCGCGACTACGTGAAGTTCGCCGCACGGTACGAGCGCGTCCTGAACGACTCGAAAGTTTCTTCGAGGCGGCGCGTACGCTTGCTCGAAGCGCACTTCGACGTGTACCGCCACGCGCACGACTTGTTCGGAGCCGCCCAAGCGAGCGCGACGATGCGGCTGCTGGAAGTCGAGACGCGCAACCAGACGCCCGCGCTGGGACGCCGCTCGGCCTTCTCCAGCCCCGAGGCGGCCCTCGCGGACGCGTCGCGCTGGCTGGCCTTCGCGCACTTCACCTTGCACGAGGCGCCGCGCAGTGACTCGGAACGGCTCGCGCGCGCCATGACCGCGCACAGCCCCGTTCCGATGGCGCCCGACGTCGTCTTCGAGAACGCCCGCTGGATTCAGCGCGCGGCGAACGCCACGCGCTTTCCCGCCGCCGTCCTCGCGGCGATCGTCGACACCGAGCAGGGCGGCGACACCGTCGCGTACGGCTTGTCGGGCACCTTGCGCAAGGCGGCCGACACGATCGCGCTGCGCACCTCGCAAATCTACGGATCGAGCGGCGTGAGCGGCGAGGTGAGCCAAACGGTGGGCTTGACGCAGATGTCGTGGCAAGACGCCCTCGGACAAGAAGCGCGCTTGAGCGCGCTCGGAGTGACGCTGGGAGTGCCGTTTCCGCAAAACGAGGCGGACGCCCGCTCGCTGTTGATGAGGCCGTACGCAAACTTGGTGCTGAGCGCGTCGCGACTCATCGGGTACATGAATTACGTGGCGGGCATCGGGCCGAACTCGGCCGTGCCGCACGAGGACGCCTGGCTGTACTTTCTCGCGCCCGGCTGGCACAACAACCCCGCGCTCGCCTCCAGCGGGCAGACGTGGCCGTACGCTTGGAACGCGTTTTTCAAAGCCTGCTTGTACCAACGGCTGCTGGACACGCGGCGTATGACGGCCCTTGGCCTTCTTTAGGATTTCTTAAAGGAGTCGCGCACTTTATCGCGCCGCCGCGAGGCAGTCGCTACAGTCTGAGTCACTCGTGAACGGGAAATCGTCCTCACCGCATTCCTCGCTGCACAACACGCCGCGCTCCACCCTCGAATTCCTGCCCGACCCGCTTTGGCTGCTCGACGCGAACGGACGCGTCACGTACGCCAACCCGGCCGCGGGCACCTTCGCGGGCACTACGCCCGACGACCTTCTCGGCCAAGGCGTGCGGGACGCCTTGCCGTTCGCGCGCGACACCGACTTGCTCCGCGCGGTCGAGCGCGCCTCGAGCGGCGAGGTCGTCGACGGTGAGGTGACACTCGCCGTCGGTAGGGACGTCGCCTACCGCGCCTTTCCGCACGAAGGCGGCGCGGGCCTGCACGTGCGAGACGTGACGCGAGAGCGGCGTGACACCGAGACGTCGCGGACGGACGAGGCGCTGTTCCGCACGCTCTTCGAGGCTTCGCCGCGCGTCGTCTTGATGCTCGCGCCCGACGCACGCGTGCTGCGCGCCAACGAGCGATGGCAAGCGTACACGGGCGAGCGGCTCGAGCTCGGCGGGGACTGGACGGCCGTCGTGCACGACGAGGACCGCGAAGCGCTGCGAGCGCGCGTGCGAACGCACGTGGCGGAAGGCTCGCCGCTTGTCGCCGAGGTGCGGGTCAAGGGCCGCGACGGCGAGGCCCGCTGGCATCTGTTGCACATGAACCCCGTGCGGCACGAGGAGCACGTCGGGTGGGTCTTGTCCATGAACGACGTGCACGAACAGAAGCTCGCGGAGGCGCGCTCGACGATGCTGCTGAGCGAGTTGGAGGCGCGCGTTGCGAGCCGCACGGCCGAACTCGGCGCGCACGCCCGAGCTCTCGAAGCCTTCGCGACCTTCACGGAAGCGGCGGGCGGCGAGCTCGACGAGGGTGTCCTGGCGCGGCGCGCCATCGACGTGTTGCAAGACACCTTGGGATCGAACGTCGACTTGTGCTACTACGTCTTGGACGATCGGTCGGGCGGGTGGCGCGCGACGGCGTTGTCGCAGGGCTTCTCCGAGGCGGACGCGGCACGTCTGCGTGAAGGGCCCGCCTTCGAGGCGTCCACCCTCGCGAACGTCGCGAGAATTCGCCGCCCCGCCTTCTTCACGAATTTGGCGGCCGCCAACGAGTCGGAGCACGCGCGTTCCGCCATCAACGACTCGCCGTTTCCAGCGCCGACGTACCACACCGTCGCCTTCTATCCGTTCGTCTCCAACGGCGAGGCGCGGAGCATGATCGCTCTCGGCGACAAGGGCGGGCGGGCGTGGACGGACCGCGACCGTGCCGTGCTCGGCGCGGTCGGTCGCAGCCTCGCGCTCGCCTTGGAGCGCGCGGAACTCGGACGCCGCCTCGAGGAGCAACGCGACGAGCTCTCGGCGAGAAATCGCGCGCTCACCGCCTTCTCGGACCTCGCGCGTGAGCTCAGCCTCGAAGGCGACGACCTCGCCCTCATTCGGCGCGCCCTCGACCTCGTGATGGCCCTGCTTCCGCCCGGCGCCGGTCTCTACTACGAACTCGACGAGGATACGTGGCGTCTCAAAGCGCAGCACGGCAGCCTTCGCGACGACACCCTTCAAGCGGCCGTGGACGCGGGTCTGCCCAAGCGCGCCATGCCCAACCTCACGGGACCGTTCGAGACGGGCGTGCCCGATTACCAAACGCTGTACGACCGCGAAGACGACCTCGGGAACAACGCGAACCACATCGGCGGCATCGCCAACGTTCCGCTGCTCGTGGCGGGCAAGGCGCGCGGCATCTTCGGCGTGGCCCTGTTCGGACGGCACGAATGGACGCCGCCCGAACGGGCACTGCTCGAAACGGCCGTTTCGAGCCTCGGATTGGCGTTGGAGCGCTCCAGCGCGGTGCGGGAAGTGCAAGACAAGCAGGCCGCCCTGGTCGCCGCGAACCGTGACCTCGAAGCGTTCGCGTACAGCATCTCTCACGACTTGCGCGCTCCTCTGCGTCACATCTCGGCCTTCGTGGGGTTGCTGCGACGGGCCGTCACCGTGGACGAGAAGAGCGGTCGCTACCTCGACATCATCGAGTCGGCGACTACCCGCATGAACGCCCTCATCGACGACTTGCTGAGCTTCTCGCGTTTGGGACGCGGCGATTTGAAGCGCACGAACGTCGACCTCGGCGTGCTGCTCGACACCGTGCGCGCCGAACTCGCCGCGGACCTCGGCGAGCGGCGCGTTCGCTGGAACGTCGCGTCCTTGCCGACCGTTCGAGCGGACCCGACGCTGCTGCACACGGTCCTCACCAACTTGCTGTCGAACGCCTTGAAGTACACGCGCGGACGCGGCGAGGCCGTCATCGACGTGTGGGCCGAGGACCGCGGCGCCGAGGACGTGATCTTCGTGCGCGACAACGGCGCGGGCTTCAATCCGAAGTACCGCCACAAGCTCTTCGGAGTCTTTCAGCGGCTGCATTCCGCCGAGGAGTTCGAAGGCAACGGCATCGGTCTCGCCAACGTCAAGCGCGCGGTGGCGCGCCTCGGCGGCGAGGTGGACGCGACGTCCGTGGACGGGGCGGGCGCGACCTTCTCGTTCAGCCTTCCGAAAGGAGGCTGAACTTCACAGCGCCCCGACTTCCGCGAGGGTCGGAGCGTAAGCGCCGCTTCGCGTGCAGGCGGTCGCGGCGACGCGCAAGGCGAACGCGACGTGATCGGCCCACGAGCGTTCGGAACGGCTCGTCTCGCTGAAGAGGGCGCCTGCCACGAAAGCGTCCCCCGCGCCGACCGTATCGGCGACCGTCACCTTCACCGCGTCGAACTCGCGCCGCTCTGCGCCGTGCAGCAAGGTCGCGCCGTCGCCGCCACGCGTCACGACGATCGGGGCGGACGTGAAGGCGCGCACTTCGAGAAGCGCCTCGTCCTCCGAGCGGTTCGGAAAGAAGAAGCGGACGTCCTCGTCGCTGAACTTCACGAAGTCGGCGAGACGCAGGGCCGCCTCGAACACGGGACGATACGCGGGGTCGCGGTGCGAGACGCGCGCGTTCGGATCGAAGGAGACGCGTCCGCCCGCCGCTTTCACGAGGCGCGCCATGTCCAAGAGCGCCTCGTTCAAAGGCGCGCGCGCGAGGCTGACGCCGCCGATGTGCAGCCAGCGAGCCGCGCGCTCCCAGCCGTTCGGAAGCTTCGAGGCGGCGAAGGCGAGGTCGGCGGCGTTCTCGCCGAGGAAGTAGTAGGCGGGCGGGTGAAGCTCGTGCACGACGGCGAGCAGCGTGGGGCGCGGCGCGCGCTGGAAGAAGCGTTCGTCGAGGCGCGCCTCGCGCGTGGCGCGAGCGAGGTCGTCACCGAAGACGTCCTCGCCGACGGCGCCCGCGAAGCCCGTCGGCAAGCCCAGCGTGGCGCAAGCCCGCGCGACGTTCCAAATCGCGCCGCCCGGGTGGTGCGTCCACGCGCGCTCCCCGGTGCGGACGAGGTCGGCGAGCGCTTCGCCCGCGCACACGACGATCGGCAAGTTCGACGAGATCGACATGCGCGCAGTCTAAAGCAAGGCTTCAGCTTGGCAGCAAGTCGTTCAGATGCGCGAGGACCGCCGCCGCGTCGTCGAAGCACGCGAGCGCCTCCTCGGGATCGTCGAAGCCGCCCGTCCGCACGAAAACCGCCCGCACGCCCGCCTGCGCCGCCGATTGCACGTCGTACGGCGTGTCGCCCAGCATCAACACCTCGCCCGGAGGCAAGCCGAGCTTGTCGAGGGCGGCGAGCACGATGTCGGGGCGCGGCTTGCTCGCCTCGACGTCCGACGAGGTCGTGGCGGGAACGTCGAGGTCGTCGAGCTTGGCTTGCTTGAGCATGTCACCCAGCAGCGCCTCGTCGGCGGACGTTCCGTAGATGACGCGCACGCCGCGCTCCAACAAGCCTCGTACGAGATCGCGCGCCCCGTTCGTCGGCTGGAGCGTCGGAAGCTCGTCGAGGAAGTGCGTCTTCCACCCTTCCTTGAGGCGCTTGAAGCGCGCGGCATCCTCGGGTACGCCGAGGCGCGGCGCGAGCTGGTCGCCGCCCATGCCGATGAGCGACCGCACGCGGTCGTAGGTGACGTCGAGTCCTTCTTCGCCGAAGGCGCGCACCCAGGCGCGGGCGTGCGCGTCGTTGCTGCTCAGCAGCGTGCCGTCGATGTCGAGGATCATCGCTCGAATGGTCATACGGCAGGGTAGGCGCGCTCGAAGAGCCGCGAATGGGAAAGAAGCTCGGAAGGTCTTGAGGTTACGAGGAAGTTATCCTCCGGCTATGAGCAACGAACTTTCGAAGCGGCGGGTGCTCGTGACGGGCGCGGCGCGCGGCATCGGCTTCGCGGTCGCCGAGCTGTACCGCGAGCGAGGCGACGACGTCCTCGTCGTGGACGTGACGGACACCGAGGACGCCGCGCGGCGTCTCGGCGCGCTCGGCGTCACGGCCGACATTGCCACGGACGAGGGACGCGGACGTATCGGGGCGGCGGTGGGCGACGCGTTCGGCACGCTCGACGTCCTCGTTCATAACGCGGCGCATCAAGCGGCGGGCGGTTCGGTCACGACGGTCGACACCTCGGGTTGGCAGCGAACGCTCGACGTGAACCTCACGGCGCCCCTGCTGCTCACGCGCGCCCTGCTGCCCTTCATGCCGCGCGGAAGCGCCATCGTGAACGTCGCGTCCGTCCAAGGTCTGTTCGCCGAGCAGGGCAACGTGGCGTACAACGCTTCGAAGGGCGGCCTCGTGAACCTCACGCGCTCGCTCGCCCTCGACCTCGCCGAGGGCGGCATTCGCGTCAATGCCGTCGCGCCGGGCGCCATCGCCACGGAGGGCGTACTGAAGGCCATCGCGAGCAGCGACGACCCCGAGCGGACACGGCGCGATTACGAGGACTTGCACGCCTTGCGGCGCCTCGGCGAGCCCCGCGAAGTCGCCGAGGTCGTGGCGTTCCTCGCCTCTCCGGCGGCGAGCTTCGTGACGGGCGCGATTCTGACGGTGGACGGCGGCATGACGGCGAGCTTCATGATGGCGGGACGGCCCGTGTAACGCGCCTTCACAGGTGGGCGAGGCGCCCTCCGTCCACGACGAGTCCGGCGCCTTGCACGAAGGCCGCGTCGTCCGACGCGAGAAAGGCGATGGCCGCCGCGAGATCCTCGGGACGGCCCACGTCCGAGCGGTCGATCTTCTCGACGCCGCTTTTCACGTTCGGGTTGTTCCACAGCATCGGCGTGTCGACCGCCCCGGGCAGCACGGCGTTCACGCGAATGCCGCGCGGCTTGCCTTCGATGGCGGCGCTGCGCGTGAGCGACACGAGCGCGGCCTTCGCGGCGGCGTACGGCGCGACGAGCGCCTCGGTCTCGCGCGCGTGGATGCTGGAGACGTTCACGATGGCCCCGCCGGGCTTCATGACCTTCAAGGCGCGGCAGATGAACGAGAAGGCGCCCAAGAGGTCCACGGCGAGAACGCGCTGCCAATCTTGAACCGTGAGGTCGGTCAGCGGCTTGAACGTCATGAGGCCCGCGTTGTTCACGACGACGTCGAGCCGCCCGAAGCGTGACGTCGTCGCGTCGACGCACGCACCCACCTGCTCGGGGTCGGAGACGTCGCAACCCACCCCGAGGGCGCCCGACGCCCCGAGGCCCTCGGCGGCCTTCGCGGCGGCGTCGCCGTCGAGGTCGGCGATGACGACGCTCGCGCCTTCCCGCGCGAAGCGCGTCGCGGTCGCGAGGCCGATGCCGCTCGCCGCGCCCGTCAAGATCACGGCTTTGCCACGAAAGCGCTGCGGAAACGAGGAAGGATCGGTCGGCGAGGTCATGGATTCGCTCCTTTGCGGTAGGCGGCGTCGCGGGTCTCGTGGGTCACGCGAGCTTGGTCGCGCATCTTGCGCGCGGCCTCGCCTTCTTGGTCGCGCGGCGGAAAGATCGGGACGGTCAGGACGACGCTTTGGGTCGGCAAGACGTCTTTCCAGTCGGCGATGAGTTTCTTGTACGCCTCGCCGACGGGGCGGATGTTGCGGTCGAGGTCGAACAGTCCCAAGGGATTGACGCGCCCGTTGTTTTCCCGCAGGGCCGAGTCCCAATCGACTTGATCGGTGAGCGAGTACCACGTGAAGCCCACGATTGGCAGGCCGTCGTTACGCACGCGCAGGACGTTCGCCCACTCCTTGCGCAGCCAGCGCACCGCCTCGTCGCCGCGCTCTCCTTGCGAGACGTTGGTCTCCGTGTGCATGATCGGCAAGTTGTAGCGCGACGCGTACTGATTCGTGATGACCGAGTACCCGAAGATCTCCCCGCTCGCCTCGGTGTTGCCGTCGAGACGCACGAGGTGCTCGTTGGTGACGTAGTAGTCGTTGCCCATGATGCAGTGGTGCTTGACTTGTTGATCGAGGAAGAAGTGGTATTCGTCTCTCGTCATGCCGTTGTCCATGAGGTACTCGTACATTTCCGAGCCGACGCGGTGGCCGTAGTTGAGGTCGAGCGACAAGAAGCGCACTTCGTTCAGGAATTCGGCCCGCGCGATGGCGGCGGGACTGTCGGCGTGGAAGTACTCGCTGGACTCGCTTTGAATGAAGATCGCGTCGGGTCGCACGGCGAGGATGGCTTGCATCGCCAAGACGTTCGCCTTGGTGATGTGCTTGAGGGCCGTGACGAAGCCGCGGTCGGTCGTGAGTTGCTCGTTCCACCAGCCGTACTTCGCGCTGAACAGGGCGCAGATGTACATCTCGTTGACGGGCGTGTACAGCTGCACCCACGGAAAGCGCCGCGCGAACTCGCCCGCGTAACGCGCGAACTGCTCGGGGAAATCGGGATTTTGGAAGTCGCCGATCCAGTCGGGCACACCGAAGTGGCACAGATCCACGATCGGCGTGAGGTCGCGGTCGCGCAGACCCGCGAAGGTCTCGTCGGCGAAGCTCCAATCGTAGCGGTCGGGAGCCGTCCACGTCGTGTGAATGGGCGGTCCGTAGCGCAGGAACGAGACGCCGAGGTGGCGCACGAGGTCGAAGTCGCGCGCCCAGAAGTCGTAGTGACGGCACTTCGCCATCTCGTCTTGCCGCACGCGCCCGCCTTCTATGGTGGGATAGGAGTTCTCGATGCCGGTGGCGAACATGAAGTAGATCAACGGTGCACCTCCGCTGCTCGAGTGTGCAGAGCAGGCCATCATCGTTGGATGAAGCGCTGAAGAGACGCTGAAGATCGTTCGCGTTGCAAGAGGGCCGCGCTCTGCCGCCCGTTAACACAGCATTTATCCATTCGAAGTCGAGCAAGGCGCTCGTCGGCAGTGATTTTCTGCTCGCCGACTTTATGGGCGCCGGAACGTACCGTGACGGGCGGCGAAGGACTTCGAGCGAGACAGACGCCGAGGCTCGACGCTTTCACCTGCTCTTGGCCTCGGGGAAAGGTGCTTGACTTTTGCCGCGCCGTCCTTGCACACTCAAGGCAGCCATACGTTGCTATTTGTCAGTTGTCTAAAGGCAACCCAAGGGTGACAGGAGGAACGCGTGCCGCCACGCCTCACGGATCGACGCAAAGCCATTCTTCGAACGCTCGCGAAGTTGCAAGCCGACCTCGGGCGGCCCGTCACGACGATGGAGCTCGCCGCCGCCCTCGGCACGACGCGGCAAGCCGTGCAAGTGCACCTCGCCGCGCTGGAGCACCTCGGCTTCCTCGCGCCGCGCGTCGGGCACGCTCCGCTCACCCTCACCGACGCGGGACGGCGCGAGCTCAGCACCCTTCCGCTCGTCGGCGAGATCGCGGCGGGCGAACCGATTCTCGCCGACGAGCGCGTGGACGGTCACGCGGCGATGCTCAGCGACGTCCTCGACTTGCGCGAAGGCGACTATCTGCTGCGCGTGCGCGGCGACTCCATGGTCGGCGTCGGCATCAATCCGGGTGACGTCGTCGTCGTACGGCCCGGCAGCGGTTGCCTGGCGGGCGAGATCGCCGTGGTGCTGTTGCCGGGCGAAAGCACGGCGACCCTCAAGCGCTTCTACCTGGACGGCGGCACGGTGACGCTCGTGAGCGAGAACCCCGCGTATGCGCCCATGACCTTTCCGGCGGAGGCGGTGCGCGTGCAAGGCTGTCTCGTCGGGCACGTCGGTGGACCCAAGCCGCGCCGCAGCCGCGCCTGAACTTCGAAGACTCGTGACGCGGAACGCGCTCGGCGCGCCCGCGAGGAGGTGATCGTCCCTTGAACAGCACCTTCGGCACGTCCCGCACGTTCGTCGTCTGCGTGCGGCTCGAACCGTTCGCGCTGTGGCACGCTCGGCGCTCGCTGGGCTTCG
This genomic window from Deinococcus yavapaiensis KR-236 contains:
- a CDS encoding AfsR/SARP family transcriptional regulator, which translates into the protein MNDMTPRTAAKSSRAARRATPPTSSTLRVRTLGAREVLVNGAVAEWHAASARDLFFYLLSFPEGRTREEIWEGLWELGPDAASGNRFRVTLHRLRTALGWPEAVVEEYGRYRLAPEVFRASDVHDVYAGLRDADLAAGAEKLAALQRALGAYSGDYLPGESAEWATQAREEHRAAYVRACVELSLLHCERTECGGAVSALVRALRADPFIGENYHQKLMTCLSVVEGKYAAIEHYRRFIKFLRDDLGDTPMNETTQLAERIKTGEHICVGSRGSDATLTLNCPLTPDGHCPGVLGELLQLEG
- the sdaAA gene encoding L-serine ammonia-lyase, iron-sulfur-dependent, subunit alpha, which encodes MTLDDILNAPSPASQWVLQADCEETGLSPDDVKRVMRSRITEMRASIERGLKTDAKSITGMVGWNAKGLWDAPDALGAPLLKRVQAYAMAVNEENARMGRIVAAPTAGSAGTIPGALLGVADHLGLDDDRLVMPLILSAGIGKAISRQMYISGAAGGCQAEIGSSAAMAAAAVTELLGGSSRACVHAASLALMNTIGLVCDPVGGYVEVPCVSRNAFYAVHAVSAAQLALASLESFIPPDEVVTAMAEVGRMMPLELKETAEGGLAQTPTGRRVMADLERGG
- a CDS encoding PAS domain S-box protein; amino-acid sequence: MNGKSSSPHSSLHNTPRSTLEFLPDPLWLLDANGRVTYANPAAGTFAGTTPDDLLGQGVRDALPFARDTDLLRAVERASSGEVVDGEVTLAVGRDVAYRAFPHEGGAGLHVRDVTRERRDTETSRTDEALFRTLFEASPRVVLMLAPDARVLRANERWQAYTGERLELGGDWTAVVHDEDREALRARVRTHVAEGSPLVAEVRVKGRDGEARWHLLHMNPVRHEEHVGWVLSMNDVHEQKLAEARSTMLLSELEARVASRTAELGAHARALEAFATFTEAAGGELDEGVLARRAIDVLQDTLGSNVDLCYYVLDDRSGGWRATALSQGFSEADAARLREGPAFEASTLANVARIRRPAFFTNLAAANESEHARSAINDSPFPAPTYHTVAFYPFVSNGEARSMIALGDKGGRAWTDRDRAVLGAVGRSLALALERAELGRRLEEQRDELSARNRALTAFSDLARELSLEGDDLALIRRALDLVMALLPPGAGLYYELDEDTWRLKAQHGSLRDDTLQAAVDAGLPKRAMPNLTGPFETGVPDYQTLYDREDDLGNNANHIGGIANVPLLVAGKARGIFGVALFGRHEWTPPERALLETAVSSLGLALERSSAVREVQDKQAALVAANRDLEAFAYSISHDLRAPLRHISAFVGLLRRAVTVDEKSGRYLDIIESATTRMNALIDDLLSFSRLGRGDLKRTNVDLGVLLDTVRAELAADLGERRVRWNVASLPTVRADPTLLHTVLTNLLSNALKYTRGRGEAVIDVWAEDRGAEDVIFVRDNGAGFNPKYRHKLFGVFQRLHSAEEFEGNGIGLANVKRAVARLGGEVDATSVDGAGATFSFSLPKGG
- a CDS encoding carbohydrate kinase family protein: MSISSNLPIVVCAGEALADLVRTGERAWTHHPGGAIWNVARACATLGLPTGFAGAVGEDVFGDDLARATREARLDERFFQRAPRPTLLAVVHELHPPAYYFLGENAADLAFAASKLPNGWERAARWLHIGGVSLARAPLNEALLDMARLVKAAGGRVSFDPNARVSHRDPAYRPVFEAALRLADFVKFSDEDVRFFFPNRSEDEALLEVRAFTSAPIVVTRGGDGATLLHGAERREFDAVKVTVADTVGAGDAFVAGALFSETSRSERSWADHVAFALRVAATACTRSGAYAPTLAEVGAL
- a CDS encoding HAD family hydrolase, with the translated sequence MTIRAMILDIDGTLLSSNDAHARAWVRAFGEEGLDVTYDRVRSLIGMGGDQLAPRLGVPEDAARFKRLKEGWKTHFLDELPTLQPTNGARDLVRGLLERGVRVIYGTSADEALLGDMLKQAKLDDLDVPATTSSDVEASKPRPDIVLAALDKLGLPPGEVLMLGDTPYDVQSAAQAGVRAVFVRTGGFDDPEEALACFDDAAAVLAHLNDLLPS
- a CDS encoding SDR family NAD(P)-dependent oxidoreductase, whose translation is MSNELSKRRVLVTGAARGIGFAVAELYRERGDDVLVVDVTDTEDAARRLGALGVTADIATDEGRGRIGAAVGDAFGTLDVLVHNAAHQAAGGSVTTVDTSGWQRTLDVNLTAPLLLTRALLPFMPRGSAIVNVASVQGLFAEQGNVAYNASKGGLVNLTRSLALDLAEGGIRVNAVAPGAIATEGVLKAIASSDDPERTRRDYEDLHALRRLGEPREVAEVVAFLASPAASFVTGAILTVDGGMTASFMMAGRPV
- a CDS encoding SDR family NAD(P)-dependent oxidoreductase; the protein is MTSPTDPSSFPQRFRGKAVILTGAASGIGLATATRFAREGASVVIADLDGDAAAKAAEGLGASGALGVGCDVSDPEQVGACVDATTSRFGRLDVVVNNAGLMTFKPLTDLTVQDWQRVLAVDLLGAFSFICRALKVMKPGGAIVNVSSIHARETEALVAPYAAAKAALVSLTRSAAIEGKPRGIRVNAVLPGAVDTPMLWNNPNVKSGVEKIDRSDVGRPEDLAAAIAFLASDDAAFVQGAGLVVDGGRLAHL
- a CDS encoding family 1 glycosylhydrolase: MIYFMFATGIENSYPTIEGGRVRQDEMAKCRHYDFWARDFDLVRHLGVSFLRYGPPIHTTWTAPDRYDWSFADETFAGLRDRDLTPIVDLCHFGVPDWIGDFQNPDFPEQFARYAGEFARRFPWVQLYTPVNEMYICALFSAKYGWWNEQLTTDRGFVTALKHITKANVLAMQAILAVRPDAIFIQSESSEYFHADSPAAIARAEFLNEVRFLSLDLNYGHRVGSEMYEYLMDNGMTRDEYHFFLDQQVKHHCIMGNDYYVTNEHLVRLDGNTEASGEIFGYSVITNQYASRYNLPIMHTETNVSQGERGDEAVRWLRKEWANVLRVRNDGLPIVGFTWYSLTDQVDWDSALRENNGRVNPLGLFDLDRNIRPVGEAYKKLIADWKDVLPTQSVVLTVPIFPPRDQEGEAARKMRDQARVTHETRDAAYRKGANP
- the lexA gene encoding transcriptional repressor LexA — its product is MPPRLTDRRKAILRTLAKLQADLGRPVTTMELAAALGTTRQAVQVHLAALEHLGFLAPRVGHAPLTLTDAGRRELSTLPLVGEIAAGEPILADERVDGHAAMLSDVLDLREGDYLLRVRGDSMVGVGINPGDVVVVRPGSGCLAGEIAVVLLPGESTATLKRFYLDGGTVTLVSENPAYAPMTFPAEAVRVQGCLVGHVGGPKPRRSRA